In the genome of Streptomyces sp. SAI-127, the window CCGGACCCCGCTCGGCGATGCCGATCACCGCGACGGAGATGACCACGGTGACCGCCCCGAGCACCCACAGCATCCGCACCGGCTGCTCGCGCCGCCCACGCGTCCAGTCCAGCGCCCGCGACGCGGTCACCGCACACACCACGGCATGCGCGCACACCAGCAGCACCAGCCAGACCGCGAGCTGCCCCGTCACCTTCCCGAAGACCGGCAGTCCGACCGAGGCGACGTAGATCAGCGCGAAGAAGTGGAACGACCAGCGCGTGTACGTCTCCACCTTCGCCGGCGTGCTCTTGCGCCGCCACCAGCCCCCTGCCTCGCGCATGCTCTCCCCGTACGTCAGCGCCTCGGCTCCCACCGGAACCACCGCTGTACAGCAAACACGGCCAGCACGGTCCAGGCCACCGCGGTCCCGATGGCGCCCAGGGCCTCGTACGCCGAGAGCGTGCCCGCCCAGCCGCCGCGGACCAGGGTGATCACGGGCGACAGCGGCAGCAGTTCGCACACCGACGCGAACCTGTCGGGCAGCATTTCCAGGGGTACGGTGACGCCCGAGAGGACCATCGAGATGATCACGAACGGCAGCGTGGTGACCTGCGCGCTCTCCACGGTCCGGGTCACGGCCGCCGTCACGGCCGCGAGCGCGGCGCACATCACCAGACCCAGCAGCAGTCCCAGGGCGGCGAGATGGGGCGCGTGCGGAGCGGGCACGTCGAGCAGGGCCGTGCTCGCGGCCACCAGCACCAGGGACTGCGTGAGCCCGGTCGCGCCGATCGGCAGCGCGGTGCCGCAGAGGATCTCGACGTCCCGCAGCTCCCCGGTG includes:
- a CDS encoding ABC transporter permease; protein product: MSTVTTPTSRLGALARAEFTLLGRSKATLVAAVLVPLALPFSLRSVVDDMDVEEAGLSVGLVLLPAAVGFALLFGVYGALVAIYTSRREELVLKRLRTGELRDVEILCGTALPIGATGLTQSLVLVAASTALLDVPAPHAPHLAALGLLLGLVMCAALAAVTAAVTRTVESAQVTTLPFVIISMVLSGVTVPLEMLPDRFASVCELLPLSPVITLVRGGWAGTLSAYEALGAIGTAVAWTVLAVFAVQRWFRWEPRR